The genomic DNA CTGGTTGTCCCGCAACCGGTTCAGGATCACCCGCGCCACCTTCGGCATGTCGCTGACCTGCACCTCACGCTCCACCAGCGAGGCCCCGATAATGGTCTGATAGGGCGTGAGCCCGTTCGACCCGCCGGACTGCACGATGCCCGTCGACTCGTAGGAGCGCGCGCTGGCGGAGACCAGCTGCTTGAGGATCTGCTGCGGCGTGCCGGTGGGATCGAAATCCCAGCTGCCCGCGGCGATCAGGCCCTCGAGCTGCCTGCTGCGATCGGGTACCTTGCTGACCGCGTCCATCGCCCAGGCGGGCACGCCCAGCGACGCCAGATCGGTGCTCCCGCCCGCGGCGTCCAACTGCTCGTAGGTGACGCACTTCTTGTCGGTTCCGGTGCCGACGCAGCTGGCTTCGGCGATCTTGCGGTATATGCCGTCGTTGCGGGCATGGGTGTTCGCATCGGTGGAATCGTGCAGGCGTTTGCCCTCGGCGACCACCACATTGCCCACCCGCGCCTGCTTACCGACCAGCGCCGCCACCGCATCCGCGCCCTTGCTGTGCGTGGGCACCGCGTAGTAGCCGGGCTGCACCGACTGGATGGACGAATTACGCACGGCCGCTTCGTAGAAGGCGCCGGTGCTTTCGACCACGCCCTTGGCGACCATGGTCTTGGCGATGTCCTCGGAGGTGTCGCCGCGCTGCACCTGGACCACCGCCAGCGGACCGGTCGGCCCGGAGAAATCCGCCGGACCACCCAGTCTGCCGATGAACTTGTAGCCCGCGTACCCACCGGCCGCGACGAACAGCACCAGGAACACGCCGCCGAGGATCAGCAGATTCCGGCGGCGGCGACGGCGCTCGGCCGCCTTGCGGGACGCGACCCGGGAGCGGCGGCTGCGCGTCGGCTGGCTCCGGCCGCCGCGCTCCTCGCCCCGCCCGCGTTCGTCACCGCGGCCTCGCCGCTGATCGGCGCGGCCGCCGCGCTGCGGCCGCCGGGGCGGCAGGTCCGGCGGCGGGTCGTCGTCGGAGTAGCGCGGGATGACGGTGGTGTCGTCCTCGTAATCGTCCCAGTCGTCGGCCGGTGCGGCGCGATGGGCGGCCCGGCCGCGCGGCGGCGGGTAGTCCTCGGGATCGTCGTCGTAGTCGCCCCAGTCGTGGTCGGACCGGCGGTAGCGGCGTTGCTCGGACTGCTGCCGATAACGTTCCTCGGCGCGCGCCCAGCGGTCGTTCATCCGACCACCTCGTCGCCTGCGTCATCGGCCGACCTCAACACCGCACTCCGTTCGTCCAACCATCCCTGCAGTATCGACACGGCCGCCGCCTGGTCGATCATCTGCCGCTGGCCACGCGCGCGAACTCCGCTGTCCCGCAATGCACGTGCAGCTGACACGGTAGTCAAACGTTCGTCGGAAAGTCGTATCGGCACACCAGGAATCAAGGGCCGCAAACGATTCGCGAAGGTGGTCGCCAGCCGGGCGGAGGCGCCGTTCTCCCCGCGCAACGTGCGAGGCAGGCCGACGATGACCTCGACGGCCTCGTACTCCCGCACAATCTCGGCAATCCGATTCAGATCGGTTGCCGGACGCCCCTTTCCGCCCTTGGCGCGCGGCACGGTCTCCACCGGTGTGGCGAGAATTCCGTCCGGATCACAGGATGCGACCCCGATCCGGACGGTCCCCACATCGATGGCGATGCGGCGGCCCCGCCCCGGATCGCTGGTTCTGGTGGGCCGGTCGGCGTGTGCGACCGGCTCCGACGACTCCGAATGCTCGGAATTGCCCATCACCCGGCGAGCTCGGCCACCCGTGCCCGCACCGCGGCCAGCCCGGCCGCGATCCCCGACGGGTCCGACCCGGCGCCCTGCGCCATCTCCGGCTTCCCGCCGCCACGCCCGGCAATGCTCGGGCCGAAGGCGCCGACCAGATCACCGGCCTTGAAACCGAGCTCCTGCGCGGCCTTGTTCACGGTGACCACGAACGGCACCTTGCCGTCGGCGTTGCCGAGCAGCACCACCACGGCGGGTTGGCTACCGAAGCGGCCGCGAATGTCGGTGGCCAGGGTGCGCAGATCGCCCGCGCCGACGCCCTCGGGCGCCGCGGCCGCGACCAGCAGCACCGCGCCGACGCGCTGCGCCTCGTCCACGAACGTGCCCGCCGACGACAGCACCGCGGCGAGTTTGGTGCGCTCGAGCTCCTTCTCGGCGACCTTGAGCCGCTCGACCAGCTGCTCGACGCGCCCGGGCACCTCCTCGGTGGGCACCTTCAGCGATGCGGCGACACCGGCGAGTAGCGCGCGCTCCTTGGCCAGATACCGATAGGAGTCCAGGCCGACGAACGCCTCCACGCGCCGCACACCCGAACCCACCGACGACTCGCCGAGCAGGGTGATCGGGCCGATCTCCGAGGAGTGCCGGACGTGGGTGCCGCCGCACAGCTCCATCGAGAACGGTCCGCCGATCTCCACCACGCGCACCTGATCGCCGTAGTTCTCGCCGAACAGCGCCAGCGCGCCCATGGCCTTGGCCTTGGGCAGATCGGTGACGAAGGTGTTGACCGGGAAGTCGGAGCCGACCGCGTCGTTGGACACGGCCTCGATATCGGCCTTCTGCGCCTCCGACAGCTGGCCCTGCCAGTTGAAGTCGAAGCGCAGGTAGCCGGGCTTGTTCAGCGAACCGGCCTGGACGGCGTTGGGGCCGAGCACCTGCCGCAGCGCGGCGTGCACCATGTGCGTGCCGGAGTGGCCCTGGGTGGCGCCGCGCCGCCAGGCCGGATCGACCTGGGCTAGCACGGTGTCGCCCTCGGTGATCTGCCCCTGTTCGACGGTGGTCTTGTGCACCCACAGCTTCTTGGCGATCTTCTGCACGTCGTCGACGCGCAGCCGCACCCCGCTCGCGGTGAGCGTGCCGTGGTCGGCGATCTGGCCGCCGGATTCGGCGTAGAGCGGGCTGCGGTCCAGGATCACCTCGACGTCCTGACCGGCGACCGCGGTCGGGACCCGCACGCCGTCGGAGATCAACGCCAGCACCCTGGCCTCCGTGATCAGCTCGTCGAAGCCGGTGAACTCGGTGGCGCCGCGGTCGACGAGCTCCTTGTAGATCGACAGGTCGGCGTGGGCGTGCTTGCGGGCCTGCGCATCCTCCTTGGCGCGGCGGCGCTGCTCGGCCATCAGCGACCGGAAGCCCGCCTCGTCGACCTCGAGCCCGGCCTCGGCGGCCATCTCCAGGGTCAGGTCGATCGGGAAGCCGTAGGTGTCGTGCAGGGTGAACGCGTCCGAACCGGCAATCCGCTTGCCGCCGTGGGACTTCACCTCGGCGACGGTGTCGTCGAACAGCTTCGAGCCGGTGGTCAGCGTCTTGAGGAAGGCCGATTCCTCGCCCACCGCAACGGTTTCGATGCGTTTGAAGTCGGTGGCGAGTTCCGGGTAGGAGGGGGCCATGAGGTCGCTGACGACCGTCATGAACTCGCTCATGACCGGCCGCTGCGCGCCGAGCAGGCGGGCCGAGCGCACGATGCGGCGCAGCAGGCGGCGCAGCACGTAGCCGCGGCCGTCGTTGCCCGGGTTCACGCCGTCGGCGATCAGCATGGCCGCGGTGCGGGCGTGATCGGCGATGACGCGGAAGCGCACGTCGTCGGCGTGCTCGACGCCGTACGCCTTGCCCGTCAGCTCCTCGGCGCGGGCGATGATCGGGCGCAGCAGGTCGGTCTCGTAGACGTTGTCCACGCCCTGCAGCAGCATGGCGACGCGTTCGACGCCCATGCCGGTGTCGATGTTCTTCTTCGGCAGCGATCCGACCGGCGGGTGGCCCTCCTTCGGGCTCAGCTCGCCGCGGACGTCCTGCATGAACACCAGGTTCCAGATCTCGAGGTAGCGGTCCTCGTCGGCGACCGGGCCGCCCTCGCGGCCGTACTCCGGGCCGCGGTCGAAGTAGATCTCCGAGCACGGACCGCCGGGACCGGGCACGCCCATGTCCCAGTAGTTGTCCTTGCCGTCGCGGAACTGGATGCGCTCCTTGGGAATTCCCGCGACCCGGTGCCAGATCTCGGCGGCCTCCGGGTCGCTTTCGTAGGCGGTGACCCAGATGCGTTCGGGATCGAAGCCGTAGCCGCCCTCCTCCTGGGACTTGGTGATCAGCTCCCAGGCGAAGGTGATGGCCCCCTCCTTGAAGTAGTCGCCGAAGGAGAAGTTGCCCGCCATCTGGAAGAACGTGTTGTGCCGGGTGGTGACGCCGACCTCTTCGATATCGCCGGTGCGGACGCACTTCTGGACGCTGGTCGCCCGCGGGAACGGCGCCGCCTCCTGGCCCAGGAAATACGGCTTGAACTGGACCATGCCTGCGTTGACGAACAGCAGGTTGGGGTCGGGCAGGATCAGCGAGGCACTGGGGACCTCGGTATGCCCGGCACGTACGAAATGCTCCAGGAAGCGCCGTCGAATCTCGTGGGTCTGCACAACCATCCAGCCTACCGGGAACGATCCATCGAGTTTTCCGGTGGTTGCCCCTAGCGCGCGGGGCCGGGCCGGTCAGCGGCCGCGAACGATGCGGCGCAGCTTGGTCACCCGGGGGCCGACCTCGCGTTCGTAGCCGTGATCGGTGGGGTCGTAGTAGTCGGTACCGACCAGGTCGTCGGGCGGATACTGCTGGGCCAGAACGCCATCGGGGTGGTCGTGCGGGTATCGGTACCCCTGGGCGTTGCCCAGGCGGGCCGCGCCGGAGTAATGGCCGTCACGCAGGTGCGGCGGCACCGCCCCCGCCTTACCCTTGCCGATGTCGGCCAGGGCCGCCCCGATGGCGGCGGCCACCGCGCCGGACTTCGGCGCGGTGGCGACGTGAATGGTGGCGTGCGCCAAGGCCAGTTGCGCCTCGGGCAGGCCGACCAGCTGGACCACCTGGGCGGCGGCCACGGCGGTCTGCAGCGCGGTCGGATCGGCCATGCCGACGTCCTCGCTGGCCTGGATCATCAAGCGGCGGGCGATGAATCGCGGGTCCTCGCCCGCGCTGATCATCCGGGCCAGGTAGTGCAGCGCGGCGTCCACGTCGGAGCCGCGCAGCGACTTGATGAACGCGCTGATCACGTCGTAGTGCTGGTCGCCCGCGCGGTCGTAGCGCACGGCGGCCTTGTCGACGCTGGCCTCGACCAGGTCGACGTCGACCGTGCCGTCCAGCGAGGACTCGGCCGACGCCTCCAGCGCGGTCAGCGACCGGCGCGCGTCGCCGCCCGCGATGCGCACGATGTGGTCGAGCGCCGCGTCGGTGACCGTGTAGTGGCCCGCCAGCCCGCGCGGGTCGGCGATGGCGCGCCGCAGCACCGTGCGGATGTCGTCGTCGGACAGCGATTGCAGTTGCAGCACCAGCGACCGCGACAGCAGCGGCGACACCACCGAGAACGACGGATTCTCCGTGGTGGCGCCGACCAGCAGCACCACCCGGTTCTCCACCGCGGCCAGCAGCGCGTCCTGCTGGGTCTTGGAGAAACGGTGCACCTCGTCGATGAACAGGACCGTCTGCTCCCCCGCCAGCAGCCGCCGCCGCGCGATGTCGATGACCGCGCGCACCTCCTTCACCCCCGCCGACAGCGCCGACAGCGCCTCGAACCGGCGGCCGGTGGCATGCGAGATGAGCGAGGCGAGGGTGGTCTTCCCGGTGCCGGGCGGACCGTACAGCAGCACCGACGCCGCACCCGAGCCCTCGACCAGACGCCGCAGCGGCGAGCCGGGCCCCAGCAGATGCTGCTGCCCGACCACCTCGTCCAGGCTCTCGGGCCGCATCCGCACCGCCAGCGGGGCCAAGCGCCCGGCCGCGTCTCCCATCCCGAATTCCCCGGCACCGTTCGACGAGGACTCCGCTACCGGGGCATCGAACAGTCCTTCACTCACCGGTCAACCGTACCGAGCCGGTCCGACATGTCGGGACCTACTCTTCCCAGTACTCCTCGAGCGTCGCCGACACATGCTCGGCGAAATCGCCGAGGGTGTCGTCGCCGGTGATGCGGGCGTCCTCGGCGAGGGCGGCCCAGCGGTTGATCAGTGCGGCCGATCGGGGTACGGACAGGCCGTGCTCGCGGGCGGCGGCGATGCGGGTGTGGTCGGCGGGCAGGAACCAGTACGTGGTGAGCCACACCCAGATCAATCGGGCCTCGAGAATGCGCTCGGCCAGCAGGGTGTCGTCGGCCAGGGCGGGCCACACGCCCACCACCTCCGAGCGCCACGCCTCCACCATCTGCCGCGCCCGCTCCCGGGACAGCTCGAAATCGCAGAGGCAGCCGGGGAAGGAGACCAGCGCGTAGGCGATATCCAGTGTGGCGTCACGGAATCCGCCCCACTCGTAGTCGAGGAAGCGCGCACCCTCGTCGTTGAGGATGACGTTGTCCGGGCACAGGTCCGACGGACTGAACGCGCGGAAACGACCCGCGGAGAACAACCGATTGCCCCGCACGATGCGTTCGGCGATCTCGCCGGGCACCTCGATGCCCAGCTCGCGCCCGAGCAGCCCGGGCACCTCGCTGATCGCGGACTCGGCCTGCTGGGCGATGCCGTCGATGCGATGCACCACGTCGACCCGGCGCAGCAGCGCCACGAAATCGGCCTCGCGGCCCACGGTCGCCGCGTGCATGCGGCCCATGGCCTGCGCGAACGCCATGAGCGCATTGCGGCTGGCCGGTTCGGCGCCGGTGTGCAGC from Nocardia terpenica includes the following:
- the mltG gene encoding endolytic transglycosylase MltG → MNDRWARAEERYRQQSEQRRYRRSDHDWGDYDDDPEDYPPPRGRAAHRAAPADDWDDYEDDTTVIPRYSDDDPPPDLPPRRPQRGGRADQRRGRGDERGRGEERGGRSQPTRSRRSRVASRKAAERRRRRRNLLILGGVFLVLFVAAGGYAGYKFIGRLGGPADFSGPTGPLAVVQVQRGDTSEDIAKTMVAKGVVESTGAFYEAAVRNSSIQSVQPGYYAVPTHSKGADAVAALVGKQARVGNVVVAEGKRLHDSTDANTHARNDGIYRKIAEASCVGTGTDKKCVTYEQLDAAGGSTDLASLGVPAWAMDAVSKVPDRSRQLEGLIAAGSWDFDPTGTPQQILKQLVSASARSYESTGIVQSGGSNGLTPYQTIIGASLVEREVQVSDMPKVARVILNRLRDNQKLEFDSTVNYTLDQTAVATTDQARTTQTPWNTYAMTGLPATPISSPSLDALRAMEKPAEGSWLYFVTVNKNGETLFTDNYTEHQKNVKLAQQSGILDNEHGQGTPR
- the alaS gene encoding alanine--tRNA ligase, encoding MQTHEIRRRFLEHFVRAGHTEVPSASLILPDPNLLFVNAGMVQFKPYFLGQEAAPFPRATSVQKCVRTGDIEEVGVTTRHNTFFQMAGNFSFGDYFKEGAITFAWELITKSQEEGGYGFDPERIWVTAYESDPEAAEIWHRVAGIPKERIQFRDGKDNYWDMGVPGPGGPCSEIYFDRGPEYGREGGPVADEDRYLEIWNLVFMQDVRGELSPKEGHPPVGSLPKKNIDTGMGVERVAMLLQGVDNVYETDLLRPIIARAEELTGKAYGVEHADDVRFRVIADHARTAAMLIADGVNPGNDGRGYVLRRLLRRIVRSARLLGAQRPVMSEFMTVVSDLMAPSYPELATDFKRIETVAVGEESAFLKTLTTGSKLFDDTVAEVKSHGGKRIAGSDAFTLHDTYGFPIDLTLEMAAEAGLEVDEAGFRSLMAEQRRRAKEDAQARKHAHADLSIYKELVDRGATEFTGFDELITEARVLALISDGVRVPTAVAGQDVEVILDRSPLYAESGGQIADHGTLTASGVRLRVDDVQKIAKKLWVHKTTVEQGQITEGDTVLAQVDPAWRRGATQGHSGTHMVHAALRQVLGPNAVQAGSLNKPGYLRFDFNWQGQLSEAQKADIEAVSNDAVGSDFPVNTFVTDLPKAKAMGALALFGENYGDQVRVVEIGGPFSMELCGGTHVRHSSEIGPITLLGESSVGSGVRRVEAFVGLDSYRYLAKERALLAGVAASLKVPTEEVPGRVEQLVERLKVAEKELERTKLAAVLSSAGTFVDEAQRVGAVLLVAAAAPEGVGAGDLRTLATDIRGRFGSQPAVVVLLGNADGKVPFVVTVNKAAQELGFKAGDLVGAFGPSIAGRGGGKPEMAQGAGSDPSGIAAGLAAVRARVAELAG
- a CDS encoding phosphotransferase family protein; the encoded protein is MTALLAERAAEVVSAAQQLLTKRMGAPVKLSDPIELSGSGRTTVLRVRVAENAFSLPRTLIVKQVAGGAYDRRFSGLAPGVASIDSAFLREAVSYQFTTALSSEHRPGAYLLAHSLPDRLLILSDLGENMSLTSVLHTGAEPASRNALMAFAQAMGRMHAATVGREADFVALLRRVDVVHRIDGIAQQAESAISEVPGLLGRELGIEVPGEIAERIVRGNRLFSAGRFRAFSPSDLCPDNVILNDEGARFLDYEWGGFRDATLDIAYALVSFPGCLCDFELSRERARQMVEAWRSEVVGVWPALADDTLLAERILEARLIWVWLTTYWFLPADHTRIAAAREHGLSVPRSAALINRWAALAEDARITGDDTLGDFAEHVSATLEEYWEE
- the ruvX gene encoding Holliday junction resolvase RuvX — translated: MGNSEHSESSEPVAHADRPTRTSDPGRGRRIAIDVGTVRIGVASCDPDGILATPVETVPRAKGGKGRPATDLNRIAEIVREYEAVEVIVGLPRTLRGENGASARLATTFANRLRPLIPGVPIRLSDERLTTVSAARALRDSGVRARGQRQMIDQAAAVSILQGWLDERSAVLRSADDAGDEVVG
- a CDS encoding replication-associated recombination protein A, which produces MSEGLFDAPVAESSSNGAGEFGMGDAAGRLAPLAVRMRPESLDEVVGQQHLLGPGSPLRRLVEGSGAASVLLYGPPGTGKTTLASLISHATGRRFEALSALSAGVKEVRAVIDIARRRLLAGEQTVLFIDEVHRFSKTQQDALLAAVENRVVLLVGATTENPSFSVVSPLLSRSLVLQLQSLSDDDIRTVLRRAIADPRGLAGHYTVTDAALDHIVRIAGGDARRSLTALEASAESSLDGTVDVDLVEASVDKAAVRYDRAGDQHYDVISAFIKSLRGSDVDAALHYLARMISAGEDPRFIARRLMIQASEDVGMADPTALQTAVAAAQVVQLVGLPEAQLALAHATIHVATAPKSGAVAAAIGAALADIGKGKAGAVPPHLRDGHYSGAARLGNAQGYRYPHDHPDGVLAQQYPPDDLVGTDYYDPTDHGYEREVGPRVTKLRRIVRGR